A single window of Deltaproteobacteria bacterium DNA harbors:
- a CDS encoding outer membrane protein transport protein has protein sequence MRIGKALVVMLVLIFCAASANAAGFRLPEAGAKAMGMGFAFTAQADDPSAIYFNPAGIMQLEGTNVMVGAT, from the coding sequence ATGAGAATCGGCAAGGCATTGGTAGTGATGTTGGTGTTGATCTTTTGCGCGGCGTCGGCGAATGCCGCGGGCTTCCGGCTGCCCGAGGCCGGGGCAAAGGCAATGGGAATGGGGTTCGCCTTCACAGCGCAGGCGGACGACCCGTCGGCGATATACTTCAACCCGGCGGGCATCATGCAGCTCGAGGGAACCAACGTGATGGTCGGCGCCACC